From a single Canis lupus baileyi chromosome 14, mCanLup2.hap1, whole genome shotgun sequence genomic region:
- the TONSL gene encoding tonsoku-like protein isoform X2, with protein MSAERELRQLSKAKAKAQRSGQLREEAAACHQLGELLASSGRYAEALREHQHELQLLESVDDALGCAVAHRKIGERLAELEDYSAALKHQHRYLELACSLSNHTEQQRAWATIGRTYLDIYDHCQSKDTLLQAQAAFEKSLAIVDEKLQGTLAKRELNEMRTRLYLNLGLTFESLQQMAPCNDYFRKSIFLAEQNHLHEDLFRARYNLGAIHWRKGQHSQAMRCLEGARECARVLRKELMESECCVLVSQILQDLGDFLAAKRALKKAYRLGFQKPLQKAAVCRTLKYVLAVVQLQRQLQESEGSDPQGAMAICEQLGDLFSKAGDFPKAAEAYQKQLHFAELLGRPGPELAIIHVSLATTLGDMKDHRRAVSHYEQELRLRGGDALEEAKTWLNIALSREEAGDAYELLAPCFQKALGCAQQAQQPRLQRQVLRHLHTVQLRLQPQEAPTTAARLQELSVPGDEEEDEEEEKEGDSDTPEASDVELSESEGDADGLSQQPEEDEELQGCLGQRRASKWNRRNDVGETLLHRACIEGRLARVQDLVRQGHPLNPRDYCGWTPLHEACNYGHLDIVRFLLDHGAVVDDPGGEGCEGITPLHDALTCGHFEVAELLIGRGASVTLRTSKGHSPLETLQQWVKLYGRDLDSETREKAGAMERLLRAAAAGQAPHGLPRSHLFDPEISPPLSPCPGSPEPPGARPWRNRHTLASSSSSEGEDGPARPTPKRPRHSVPAQQVARRPGSSSSRDTAAEVGPRGLGEPDPHRAALIPEEDWLAGDWLEDDSPLTHSHQDGPVPRPQGTSRGAPGSGSRSPGRPRPRARTRQSRLPHLTSWNAPIGARGEGGAAAEPPRSPNTSRASGPGGDSPAAGQPSGPPVPPPIRVRVRVQDSLFLVPVPHSKEAHSVAWLAEQAARRYCQACGLLPRLLLRKEGALLAPQDPIPDVLQSNEEVLAEVTSWDLPPLTDRYRRACQSLEEEEHQQVLQAMGCQGSGPSFSACSLALRQTQLTPLLRALKLHTALRELRLAGNRLADGCAAELLAALGTLPGLVLLDLSSNHLGPEGLRQLATGLREQTALQNLQELDLSMNPLGDGCGQALAFVLQACPSLSTLHLQACGLGPGFLLSHQAALGSAFQDATHLKTLSLSYNILGTTALARALQSLPARTLQRLELSSVAASKSDSGLVEPVVRYLTEEGCALSHLSLSANHLGDKAVKDLSRCLPCCPSLISLDLSANPEITRVGLEELLSALQMRPQGLGFLGLSGCAVQGPLGQRLWHQVAARVQELQLCSRRLAPEDRTALSLLAGPPIPGACTLDRGSRLFFRRL; from the exons ATGAGCGCTGAGCGCGAACTTCGCC AGCTGAgcaaggccaaggccaaggcccAGAGGAGCGGGCAGCTGCGGGAGGAGGCCGCCGCCTGCCACCAGCTGGGGGAGCTCCTGGCCAGCAGCG GCCGCTACGCAGAGGCCCTGCGGGAGCACCAGCACGAGCTGCAGCTCCTGGAGAGCGTGGACGACGCCCTGGGCTGTGCCGTGGCCCACCGCAAGATCGGAGAGCGGCTGGCTGAGCTGGAGGATTACTCTGCTGCCTTGAAG CACCAGCATCGCTACTTGGAGCTGGCCTGTTCTCTGTCTAATCACACTGAGCAGCAGAGGGCCTGGGCCACAATCGGCCGCACCTACCTGGACATCTATGACCACTGCCAGTCAAAGGACACCTTGCTGCAGGCGCAGGCTGCCTTTGAGAagagcttggctattgtggacgagAAGCTGCAGG GTACATTGGCCAAGCGAGAGCTGAATGAGATGAGGACCCGACTCTacctcaacctgggcctcactttcgaAAGCCTGCAGCAGATGGCCCCATGCAACGACTACTTCCGGAAGAGCATCTTCCTCGCCGA GCAGAACCACCTCCATGAGGACCTGTTCCGTGCCCGCTACAACCTGGGTGCCATCCACTGGCGCAAAGGGCAGCACTCCCAAGCCATGCGCTGCCTGGAGGGGGCCCGAGAGTGTGCACGCGTCCTGAGGAAGGAGCTCATGGAGAGCGAGTGCTGTGTGCTCGTCTCACAG ATTCTCCAAGACCTGGGGGATTTTTTGGCTGCCAAGAGAGCCTTGAAGAAAGCCTACAGGCTGGGCTTCCAGAAGCCTTTgcagaaggcagctgtctgccGGACCCTCAAATATG TGCTGGCTGTGGTCCAGCTGCAGCGGCAGCTGCAGGAGTCCGAGGGCAGTGACCCTCAGGGTGCCATGGCCATCTGCGAGCAGCTGGGGGACCTGTTCTCCAAGGCGGGCGACTTCCCCAAGGCGGCTGAGGCCTACCAGAAGCAG CTGCATTTCGCGGAGCTGCTGGGCAGGCCAGGGCCTGAGCTGGCCATCATCCACGTGTCCCTGGCCACCACCTTGGGAGACATGAAGGACCACCGCCGGGCTGTGTCCCACTACGAACAGGAGCTGAGGCTGCGTGGTGGCGACGCTCTGGAG gaGGCCAAGACCTGGCTAAACATCGCGCTGTCCCGAGAGGAGGCCGGGGACGCCTATGAGCTGCTGGCACCATGCTTCCAAAAGGCTCTTGGCTGTGCCCAGCAGGCCCAGCAGCCCCGGCTGCAG AGGCAGGTCTTGCGGCACCTCCACACCGTGCAGCTGAGGCTGCAGCCCCAGGAGGCCCCCACCACTGCAGCCAGACTGCAGGAGCTGAGCGTGCCCGGAGAcgaggaggaagatgaggaggaagagaaggagggcgACAGTGACACTCCCGAGGCCAGCGATGTGGAGCTCTCCGAGAGTG AGGGCGATGCTGACGGCTTGTCCCAGCAGCCAGAGGAGGATGAGGAGCTGCAGGGCTGCCTGGGCCAGCGGAGGGCGAGCAAG TGGAACCGGCGCAATGACGTTGGGGAGACTCTCCTGCACCGAGCTTGCATCGAGGGCCGTCTGGCTCGCGTCCAGGACCTCGTGAGACAG GGCCACCCTCTGAACCCTCGGGACTACTGTGGCTGGACacccctgcatgaggcctgcaactatgggcacctgg ACATCGTCCGCTTCCTGCTGGACCACGGGGCTGTGGTGGACGACCCAGGCGGCGAGGGCTGTGAGGGCATCACTCCCCTGCACGACGCCCTCACCTGCGGTCACTTTGAGGTGGCCGAGCTGCTCATTGGACGGGGGGCATCTGTGACCCTCCGAACCTCGAAG GGGCACAGCCCACTGGAGACTCTGCAGCAGTGGGTGAAGCTGTATGGCCGGGATCTGGACAGCGAGACCCGAGAGAAGGCTGGAGCCATGGAGAGGCTGCTCCGGGCGGCAGCGGCAGGCCAAG CTCCCCACGGTCTTCCACGCAGCCATCTGTTTGACCCTGAGATCTCGCCTCCCTTGAGCCCCTGCCCAGGGTCCCCGGAGCCCCCGGGGGCCCGGCCTTGGAGGAACAGGCACACGctggccagcagcagcagctcagaGGGCGAGGACGGCCCAGCCCGGCCCACCCCGAAGCGGCCGCGGCACTCTGTCCCCGCACAGCAGGTGGCCCGGAGGCCTGGCTCCAGCAGCAGCCGGGACACCGCGGCGGAGGTCGGCCCTCGGGGCCTGGGTGAGCCCGACCCCCACCGGGCGGCACTCATCCCCGAGGAGGACTGGCTGGCAGGCGACTGGCTGGAGGACGACTCGCCGTTGACCCACAGCCACCAGGATGGCCCCGTGCCCCGCCCCCAGGGCACCAGCCGCGGCGCCCCTGGGTCAGGCAGCAGGAGCCCAGGCAGGCCACGGCCCCGGGCCAGGACCAGGCAGAGCCGGCTGCCCCATCTCACGAGCTGGAACGCACCGATCGGGGCGCGGGGAGAGGGCGGCGCAGCGGCAGAGCCTCCGCGGAGCCCCAACACGTCCCGGGCCTCGGGGCCTGGTGGGGACAGCCCTGCGGCAGGGCAGCCCTCG GGTCCGCCTGTGCCCCCTCCCATCCGGGTGCGAGTGCGAGTGCAGGACAGCCTCTTCCTCGTTCCCGTCCCGCACAG CAAGGAGGCCCACTCCGTGGCCTGGCTTGCGGAGCAGGCCGCCCGGCGCTACTGCCAAGCCTGTGGGCTGCTGCCGAGGCTCCTCTTGCGAAAGGAGGGAGCCCTGCTGGCCCCACAGGACCCCATTCCTGACGTCCTGCAGAGCAACGAGGAG GTGTTGGCCGAGGTCACGTCGTGGGATCTTCCCCCGCTGACCGACCGCTACCGCAGGGCCTGCCAGAGCCTGGAGGAAG AGGAGCACCAGCAGGTGCTGCAGGCCATGGGCTGCCAGGGCTCCGGCCCCTCGTTCAGCGCCTGCTCCCTGGCCCTGCGCCAGACCCAGCTCACCCCCCTCCTGCGCGCCCTCAAGCTGCACACGGCGCTCCGAGAGCTGCGCCTGGCAGGGAACCGGCTGGCAGACGGATGTGCTGCTGAGCTGCTGGCCGCCCTGGGCACCCTGCCCGGCCTCGTCCTCCTTGACCTCTCTTCCAACCACCTGGGCCCTGAGGGTCTACGCCAGCTGGCCACGGGCCTCCGGGAGCAGACCGCCTTGCAG AACCTGCAGGAGCTGGACTTGAGCATGAACCCCCTCGGGGATGGCTGTGGCCAGGCCCTGGCGTTTGTCCTGCAGGCCTGCCCCTCACTCAGTACCTTGCACCTCCAGGCCTGTGGCTTGGGCCCCGGCTTCctcctgagccaccaggcagccCTGGGTAGCGCCTTCCAAG ATGCCACGCACCTGAAGACGCTGTCTCTGTCCTACAACATCCTGGGCACCACTGCCCTGGCCCGGGCCCTGCAGAGCCTGCCTGCCCGCACCCTCCAGCGCCTGGAGCTTAGCTCCGTGGCAGCCAGCAAGAGCGACTCTGGCCTCGTGGAGCCTGTGGTCAGATACCTGACCGAG GAaggctgtgctctctctcacttgagTCTGTCTGCAAACCATCTGGGTGACAAGGCCGTGAAAGACCTGAGCAG ATGCCTTCCTTGTTGCCCCTCACTCATTTCCCTGGACCTGTCTGCCAACCCTGAAATTACACGTGTGGGCCTGGAGGAGCTCCTGTCTGCCCTCCAGATGCGGCCCCAAGGCCTCGGCTTCCTTGGCCTGTCAG GCTGTGCCGTCCAGGGCCCGCTGGGCCAGCGCCTGTGGCACCAGGTCGCCGCGCGGGTGCAGGAGCTGCAGCTGTGCAGCCGCCGCCTCGCCCCCGAGGACCGCACTGCGCTGAGCCTGCTGGCCGGCCCGCCGATCCCCGGCGCCTGCACGCTGGACCGAGGCTCCCGGCTCTTCTTCCGGCGCCTGTGA
- the TONSL gene encoding tonsoku-like protein isoform X1, with protein MSAERELRQLSKAKAKAQRSGQLREEAAACHQLGELLASSGRYAEALREHQHELQLLESVDDALGCAVAHRKIGERLAELEDYSAALKHQHRYLELACSLSNHTEQQRAWATIGRTYLDIYDHCQSKDTLLQAQAAFEKSLAIVDEKLQGTLAKRELNEMRTRLYLNLGLTFESLQQMAPCNDYFRKSIFLAEQNHLHEDLFRARYNLGAIHWRKGQHSQAMRCLEGARECARVLRKELMESECCVLVSQILQDLGDFLAAKRALKKAYRLGFQKPLQKAAVCRTLKYVLAVVQLQRQLQESEGSDPQGAMAICEQLGDLFSKAGDFPKAAEAYQKQLHFAELLGRPGPELAIIHVSLATTLGDMKDHRRAVSHYEQELRLRGGDALEEAKTWLNIALSREEAGDAYELLAPCFQKALGCAQQAQQPRLQRQVLRHLHTVQLRLQPQEAPTTAARLQELSVPGDEEEDEEEEKEGDSDTPEASDVELSESEGDADGLSQQPEEDEELQGCLGQRRASKVRMVRGIAWPSCGCQACLVPSHLCPLSRGNCPQWNRRNDVGETLLHRACIEGRLARVQDLVRQGHPLNPRDYCGWTPLHEACNYGHLDIVRFLLDHGAVVDDPGGEGCEGITPLHDALTCGHFEVAELLIGRGASVTLRTSKGHSPLETLQQWVKLYGRDLDSETREKAGAMERLLRAAAAGQAPHGLPRSHLFDPEISPPLSPCPGSPEPPGARPWRNRHTLASSSSSEGEDGPARPTPKRPRHSVPAQQVARRPGSSSSRDTAAEVGPRGLGEPDPHRAALIPEEDWLAGDWLEDDSPLTHSHQDGPVPRPQGTSRGAPGSGSRSPGRPRPRARTRQSRLPHLTSWNAPIGARGEGGAAAEPPRSPNTSRASGPGGDSPAAGQPSGPPVPPPIRVRVRVQDSLFLVPVPHSKEAHSVAWLAEQAARRYCQACGLLPRLLLRKEGALLAPQDPIPDVLQSNEEVLAEVTSWDLPPLTDRYRRACQSLEEEEHQQVLQAMGCQGSGPSFSACSLALRQTQLTPLLRALKLHTALRELRLAGNRLADGCAAELLAALGTLPGLVLLDLSSNHLGPEGLRQLATGLREQTALQNLQELDLSMNPLGDGCGQALAFVLQACPSLSTLHLQACGLGPGFLLSHQAALGSAFQDATHLKTLSLSYNILGTTALARALQSLPARTLQRLELSSVAASKSDSGLVEPVVRYLTEEGCALSHLSLSANHLGDKAVKDLSRCLPCCPSLISLDLSANPEITRVGLEELLSALQMRPQGLGFLGLSGCAVQGPLGQRLWHQVAARVQELQLCSRRLAPEDRTALSLLAGPPIPGACTLDRGSRLFFRRL; from the exons ATGAGCGCTGAGCGCGAACTTCGCC AGCTGAgcaaggccaaggccaaggcccAGAGGAGCGGGCAGCTGCGGGAGGAGGCCGCCGCCTGCCACCAGCTGGGGGAGCTCCTGGCCAGCAGCG GCCGCTACGCAGAGGCCCTGCGGGAGCACCAGCACGAGCTGCAGCTCCTGGAGAGCGTGGACGACGCCCTGGGCTGTGCCGTGGCCCACCGCAAGATCGGAGAGCGGCTGGCTGAGCTGGAGGATTACTCTGCTGCCTTGAAG CACCAGCATCGCTACTTGGAGCTGGCCTGTTCTCTGTCTAATCACACTGAGCAGCAGAGGGCCTGGGCCACAATCGGCCGCACCTACCTGGACATCTATGACCACTGCCAGTCAAAGGACACCTTGCTGCAGGCGCAGGCTGCCTTTGAGAagagcttggctattgtggacgagAAGCTGCAGG GTACATTGGCCAAGCGAGAGCTGAATGAGATGAGGACCCGACTCTacctcaacctgggcctcactttcgaAAGCCTGCAGCAGATGGCCCCATGCAACGACTACTTCCGGAAGAGCATCTTCCTCGCCGA GCAGAACCACCTCCATGAGGACCTGTTCCGTGCCCGCTACAACCTGGGTGCCATCCACTGGCGCAAAGGGCAGCACTCCCAAGCCATGCGCTGCCTGGAGGGGGCCCGAGAGTGTGCACGCGTCCTGAGGAAGGAGCTCATGGAGAGCGAGTGCTGTGTGCTCGTCTCACAG ATTCTCCAAGACCTGGGGGATTTTTTGGCTGCCAAGAGAGCCTTGAAGAAAGCCTACAGGCTGGGCTTCCAGAAGCCTTTgcagaaggcagctgtctgccGGACCCTCAAATATG TGCTGGCTGTGGTCCAGCTGCAGCGGCAGCTGCAGGAGTCCGAGGGCAGTGACCCTCAGGGTGCCATGGCCATCTGCGAGCAGCTGGGGGACCTGTTCTCCAAGGCGGGCGACTTCCCCAAGGCGGCTGAGGCCTACCAGAAGCAG CTGCATTTCGCGGAGCTGCTGGGCAGGCCAGGGCCTGAGCTGGCCATCATCCACGTGTCCCTGGCCACCACCTTGGGAGACATGAAGGACCACCGCCGGGCTGTGTCCCACTACGAACAGGAGCTGAGGCTGCGTGGTGGCGACGCTCTGGAG gaGGCCAAGACCTGGCTAAACATCGCGCTGTCCCGAGAGGAGGCCGGGGACGCCTATGAGCTGCTGGCACCATGCTTCCAAAAGGCTCTTGGCTGTGCCCAGCAGGCCCAGCAGCCCCGGCTGCAG AGGCAGGTCTTGCGGCACCTCCACACCGTGCAGCTGAGGCTGCAGCCCCAGGAGGCCCCCACCACTGCAGCCAGACTGCAGGAGCTGAGCGTGCCCGGAGAcgaggaggaagatgaggaggaagagaaggagggcgACAGTGACACTCCCGAGGCCAGCGATGTGGAGCTCTCCGAGAGTG AGGGCGATGCTGACGGCTTGTCCCAGCAGCCAGAGGAGGATGAGGAGCTGCAGGGCTGCCTGGGCCAGCGGAGGGCGAGCAAGGTGAGGATGGTGCGGGGCATCGCATGGCCCTCCTGTGGTTGCCAGGCCTGCCTGGTCCCCTCACACCTCTGCCCCCTGTCCCGGGGCAACTGCCCACAGTGGAACCGGCGCAATGACGTTGGGGAGACTCTCCTGCACCGAGCTTGCATCGAGGGCCGTCTGGCTCGCGTCCAGGACCTCGTGAGACAG GGCCACCCTCTGAACCCTCGGGACTACTGTGGCTGGACacccctgcatgaggcctgcaactatgggcacctgg ACATCGTCCGCTTCCTGCTGGACCACGGGGCTGTGGTGGACGACCCAGGCGGCGAGGGCTGTGAGGGCATCACTCCCCTGCACGACGCCCTCACCTGCGGTCACTTTGAGGTGGCCGAGCTGCTCATTGGACGGGGGGCATCTGTGACCCTCCGAACCTCGAAG GGGCACAGCCCACTGGAGACTCTGCAGCAGTGGGTGAAGCTGTATGGCCGGGATCTGGACAGCGAGACCCGAGAGAAGGCTGGAGCCATGGAGAGGCTGCTCCGGGCGGCAGCGGCAGGCCAAG CTCCCCACGGTCTTCCACGCAGCCATCTGTTTGACCCTGAGATCTCGCCTCCCTTGAGCCCCTGCCCAGGGTCCCCGGAGCCCCCGGGGGCCCGGCCTTGGAGGAACAGGCACACGctggccagcagcagcagctcagaGGGCGAGGACGGCCCAGCCCGGCCCACCCCGAAGCGGCCGCGGCACTCTGTCCCCGCACAGCAGGTGGCCCGGAGGCCTGGCTCCAGCAGCAGCCGGGACACCGCGGCGGAGGTCGGCCCTCGGGGCCTGGGTGAGCCCGACCCCCACCGGGCGGCACTCATCCCCGAGGAGGACTGGCTGGCAGGCGACTGGCTGGAGGACGACTCGCCGTTGACCCACAGCCACCAGGATGGCCCCGTGCCCCGCCCCCAGGGCACCAGCCGCGGCGCCCCTGGGTCAGGCAGCAGGAGCCCAGGCAGGCCACGGCCCCGGGCCAGGACCAGGCAGAGCCGGCTGCCCCATCTCACGAGCTGGAACGCACCGATCGGGGCGCGGGGAGAGGGCGGCGCAGCGGCAGAGCCTCCGCGGAGCCCCAACACGTCCCGGGCCTCGGGGCCTGGTGGGGACAGCCCTGCGGCAGGGCAGCCCTCG GGTCCGCCTGTGCCCCCTCCCATCCGGGTGCGAGTGCGAGTGCAGGACAGCCTCTTCCTCGTTCCCGTCCCGCACAG CAAGGAGGCCCACTCCGTGGCCTGGCTTGCGGAGCAGGCCGCCCGGCGCTACTGCCAAGCCTGTGGGCTGCTGCCGAGGCTCCTCTTGCGAAAGGAGGGAGCCCTGCTGGCCCCACAGGACCCCATTCCTGACGTCCTGCAGAGCAACGAGGAG GTGTTGGCCGAGGTCACGTCGTGGGATCTTCCCCCGCTGACCGACCGCTACCGCAGGGCCTGCCAGAGCCTGGAGGAAG AGGAGCACCAGCAGGTGCTGCAGGCCATGGGCTGCCAGGGCTCCGGCCCCTCGTTCAGCGCCTGCTCCCTGGCCCTGCGCCAGACCCAGCTCACCCCCCTCCTGCGCGCCCTCAAGCTGCACACGGCGCTCCGAGAGCTGCGCCTGGCAGGGAACCGGCTGGCAGACGGATGTGCTGCTGAGCTGCTGGCCGCCCTGGGCACCCTGCCCGGCCTCGTCCTCCTTGACCTCTCTTCCAACCACCTGGGCCCTGAGGGTCTACGCCAGCTGGCCACGGGCCTCCGGGAGCAGACCGCCTTGCAG AACCTGCAGGAGCTGGACTTGAGCATGAACCCCCTCGGGGATGGCTGTGGCCAGGCCCTGGCGTTTGTCCTGCAGGCCTGCCCCTCACTCAGTACCTTGCACCTCCAGGCCTGTGGCTTGGGCCCCGGCTTCctcctgagccaccaggcagccCTGGGTAGCGCCTTCCAAG ATGCCACGCACCTGAAGACGCTGTCTCTGTCCTACAACATCCTGGGCACCACTGCCCTGGCCCGGGCCCTGCAGAGCCTGCCTGCCCGCACCCTCCAGCGCCTGGAGCTTAGCTCCGTGGCAGCCAGCAAGAGCGACTCTGGCCTCGTGGAGCCTGTGGTCAGATACCTGACCGAG GAaggctgtgctctctctcacttgagTCTGTCTGCAAACCATCTGGGTGACAAGGCCGTGAAAGACCTGAGCAG ATGCCTTCCTTGTTGCCCCTCACTCATTTCCCTGGACCTGTCTGCCAACCCTGAAATTACACGTGTGGGCCTGGAGGAGCTCCTGTCTGCCCTCCAGATGCGGCCCCAAGGCCTCGGCTTCCTTGGCCTGTCAG GCTGTGCCGTCCAGGGCCCGCTGGGCCAGCGCCTGTGGCACCAGGTCGCCGCGCGGGTGCAGGAGCTGCAGCTGTGCAGCCGCCGCCTCGCCCCCGAGGACCGCACTGCGCTGAGCCTGCTGGCCGGCCCGCCGATCCCCGGCGCCTGCACGCTGGACCGAGGCTCCCGGCTCTTCTTCCGGCGCCTGTGA